The proteins below are encoded in one region of Reichenbachiella sp. 5M10:
- a CDS encoding C40 family peptidase, producing the protein MKKILTLVLWMVCVERSSAQDALSVLLAQHLNDSLMLERIDQFRKGGYAKSFDCGTRTREEFIAKAKTYLGTPYQYGGTTTQGMDCSGLIFRTFRDLGLQAPHGAQALARFGQIVLDRDELMPGDVIFFSRTYPTSKLVTHAAFVIEDGQMIHASTSKGVQIVPMDDPYYWNEHYLFGTRIFGVIPEVPIPKDADTPVRLNED; encoded by the coding sequence ATGAAAAAAATATTGACTCTTGTACTTTGGATGGTGTGTGTTGAGAGGAGTAGTGCTCAGGATGCACTTTCGGTACTCTTGGCCCAACACCTGAATGATTCGCTCATGCTTGAGCGAATCGACCAATTTAGGAAGGGAGGGTATGCCAAGTCGTTTGACTGTGGGACACGTACCCGAGAAGAATTCATTGCCAAGGCCAAAACGTATCTAGGTACTCCATATCAGTATGGAGGGACAACCACCCAAGGCATGGATTGCTCAGGTTTGATATTTAGGACCTTTAGGGATTTGGGACTGCAGGCCCCACATGGTGCACAAGCGCTGGCCCGTTTTGGGCAGATTGTATTGGATCGAGACGAGCTGATGCCTGGGGATGTAATTTTCTTTTCCCGGACCTATCCTACGAGTAAACTGGTGACGCATGCGGCATTCGTCATTGAGGATGGTCAGATGATTCATGCTTCCACGTCCAAGGGCGTACAGATTGTCCCGATGGATGATCCGTATTATTGGAACGAACACTATCTGTTTGGTACACGCATATTTGGAGTGATTCCAGAAGTTCCGATACCGAAGGATGCAGATACTCCTGTAAGATTGAATGAGGATTAG